The Oncorhynchus tshawytscha isolate Ot180627B linkage group LG30, Otsh_v2.0, whole genome shotgun sequence genome includes a region encoding these proteins:
- the LOC112228177 gene encoding APC membrane recruitment protein 2-like, whose translation MDIQSESSELSPCDPQPAGKIRKAFKLFGKRKPGSIFSMRGKGEGNNKSPIARSKTVEGLTESAAAEQELEKETEKEEEPEVSHREEEEALEEPLGDAGDPAIPSAGRPSISSMTSAKSLSFLMKLRRSRRGGPDRRFRTESQPKVRQRRGLKGLFNSLAWNQREKEARDEAETPPSPLLMSSRTNSVEIIKEDMTLTPRPAPRSQDVPEPEPGQESPVSSKSPTVKESSASSSSETTAPSVTTDSVTESNEDVLPPLPTTEPPPLDPAVDRLSSLLADISSLISFDSLTGCGDISAEVEAEWGKACPTVGTGPGTKGAVAGEKSSSTTLSAKPTPISKPTPISIPTPISIPTPISKPTPISKPTPSSSPITKPTPTFTPTTKPTLSPFPTTKPTPTFTPTTKPEPTSWSIKPEPSPFSHPTSCPCIQTFPSSYPTSCPCIQTFPSSYPTSCPCIQTFPSSYPTCCPCIQTFPSSYPTSCPCIQTFPSSYPTCCPCIQTFPSSYPTCCPCIQTFPSSYPTCCPCIQTFPISYPTCCPCIQTFPNSYPTSCPCIQTFPSSYPTCCPCIQTFPSSYPTCCPCIQTFPSSYPTCFPCIQTFPSSYPTSCPCIQTFPSSYPTCCPCIQTFPSSYPTFCPSPSGQTSFYSPFPTPVPTPTPVPMSKTPPFPTPVPTPTPVPMSKTPTFPTPVPTPTPVPMSKTPSTPASFPSMPSPVLFLAPVQCTPLASGQVKGGERKGSLDTGEDMTSPNGMDVRGAWNNSPKREEKGLASQNEAHMDPQGPPTEKKTPPVKVAGLSKIPVCGGGRAGKLPLRESQSTDDEGSWDPPTPGQEEGSPCPSIRHGVSKDTISNSSAEAEVEASHVKHSPEESRQLRQPTVYSSIPRDSKIPVKLGVQSNTTVPQGAKEPPRSKIPLSKVPVRRTGNKPTANTAASAQNRK comes from the exons ATGGATATACAGTCAGAGAGTAGCGAACTCTCTCCGTGCGACCCACAGCCTGCTGGAAAAATCAGAAAGGCCTTCAAGCTGTTTGGGAAGCGCAAGCCAGGCAGCATCTTCTCCATGCGCGGCAAAGGCGAGGGGAACAACAAGTCACCTATCGCCAGGAGCAAGACAGTGGAAGGATTAACGGAGTCCGCAGCAGCGGAGcaggagctggagaaggagaccgagaagGAGGAGGAACCAGAGGTGAGtcatagagaggaggaggaagcccTGGAGGAGCCCCTGGGTGATGCTGGAGATCCCGCCATCCCTTCTGCTGGccgtccctccatctcctctatgaCCTCTGCCAAATCTCTCAGCTTCCTGATGAAGTTGCGGCGCAGCCGTCGAGGAGGACCAGACCGGAGGTTCCGTACAGAGTCCCAGCCAAAGGTACGCCAGCGTCGGGGCCTGAAGGGTCTCTTCAACAGCCTGGCGTGGAACCAGCGAGAGAAGGAGGCCAGGGACGAGGCCGAGACCCCCCCGAGCCCCCTCCTCATGTCGTCCCGTACAAACAGCGTGGAGATCATCAAGGAAGACATGACTTTGACTCCCAGACCTGCGCCTCGCAGCCAGGATGTCCCAGAGCCTGAGCCTGGACAAGAGTCCCCTGTTTCATCGAAGAGCCCCACAGTGAAGGAGAGCTCAGCCTCAAGCTCATCAGAGACGACGGCTCCCTCAGTGACTACAGACAGCGTCACGGAATCTAATGAGGATGTACTGCCGCCTCTGCCCACCACTGAACCACCACCCTTGGATCCTGCTGTGGATCGTCTGAGCTCGCTGCTTGCAGACATCTCCTCTCTGATAAGCTTCGACTCGTTGACAGGATGTGGAGACATTTCTGCTGAAGTGGAGGCGGAGTGGGGCAAAGCCTGCCCTACTGTCGGGACTGGACCTGGGACCAAGGGAGCTGTGGCTGGAGAGAAATCCTCATCAACTACTCTTTCAGCAAAACCTACCCCTATTTCTAAACCTACCCCTATTTCTATACCTACCCCTATTTCTATACCTACCCCTATTTCTAAACCTACCCCTATTTCTAAACCTACCCCTTCCTCTTCCCCCATCACTAAACCTACCCCCACCTTTACCCCTACAACCAAACCTACCCTTTCGCCTTTCCCCACCACTAAACCTACCCCCACCTTTACCCCTACAACTAAACCTGAACCTACCAGCTGGTCGATCAAACCTGAACCTTCCCCATT TAGTCACCCCACCTCCTGCCCCTGTATCCAAACCTTCCCCAGTAGTTACCCCACCTCCTGCCCCTGTATCCAAACCTTCCCCAGTAGTTACCCCACCTCTTGCCCCTGTATCCAAACCTTCCCCAGTAGTTACCCAACCTGCTGCCCCTGTATCCAAACCTTCCCCAGTAGTTACCCTACCTCCTGCCCCTGTATCCAAACCTTCCCCAGTAGTTACCCCACCTGCTGCCCCTGTATCCAGACCTTCCCCAGTAGTTACCCCACCTGCTGCCCCTGTATCCAAACCTTCCCCAGTAGTTACCCCACCTGCTGTCCCTGTATCCAAACCTTCCCCATTAGTTACCCCACCTGCTGCCCCTGTATCCAAACCTTCCCCAATAGTTACCCCACCTCCTGCCCCTGTATCCAAACCTTCCCCAGTAGTTACCCCACCTGCTGCCCCTGTATCCAGACCTTCCCCAGTAGTTACCCCACCTGCTGCCCCTGTATCCAAACCTTCCCCAGTAGTTACCCCACCTGCTTCCCCTGTATCCAGACCTTCCCCAGTAGTTACCCTACCTCCTGCCCCTGTATCCAAACCTTCCCCAGTAGTTACCCCACCTGCTGCCCCTGTATCCAAACCTTCCCCAGTAGTTACCCCACCTTCTGTCCCAGCCCCAGTGGCCAAACCAGCTTCT ACTCCCCGTTTCCTACCCCTGTCCCTACCCCAACTCCAGTCCCCATGTCTAAGACTCCCCCGTTTCCTACCCCTGTCCCTACTCCAACTCCAGTCCCAATGTCTAAGACTCCCACGTTTCCTACCCCTGTCCCTACCCCAACTCCAGTCCCTATGTCTAAGACTCCCTCTACCCCTGCCTCATTCCCTTCTatgccctctcctgttctcttccttGCCCCTGTGCAGTGTACACCCCTTGCCTCTGGTCAGGTGAAGGGTGGTGAGCGCAAGGGCTCTCTAGATACAGGAGAGGACATGACGAGTCCAAACGGCATGGATGTGCGGGGTGCCTGGAACAATTCAcccaagagagaagagaaaggcctCGCTTCACAGAATGAGGCACACATGGACCCCCAGGGCCCCCCCACAGAGAAGAAGACACCCCCAGTGAAGGTAGCGGGGCTCAGTAAGATCCCTGTCTGCGGTGGAGGCAGGGCAGGCAAGCTGCCACTCCGTGAGTCCCAGTCCACTGACGACGAGGGGAGCTGGGACCCACCTACTCCAGGGCAGGAAGAGGGGAGTCCATGCCCCAGCATACGCCACGGAGTCAGCAAAGACACAATTAGTAACTCCTCTGCTGAAGCTGAAGTTGAGGCCAGTCATGTAAAACATAGCCCAGAGGAGAGTCGTCAGCTCCGCCAACCTACAGTCTACAGCAGTATACCGCGTGACTCCAAGATCCCTGTCAAGCTGGGAGTCCAGTCCAACACCACTGTCCCCCAAGGAGCTAAGGAGCCCCCACGCTCCAAGATACCTTTGTCCAAGGTTCCTGTCCGCAGGACCGGCAACAAACCCACAGCCAACACAGCTGCAAGCGCTCAAAATAGAAAATAA